The Cyprinus carpio isolate SPL01 chromosome B22, ASM1834038v1, whole genome shotgun sequence genome contains the following window.
AAAGTGGCAGATTTTATGAAGTATAATCCAgatatatattcaaattcatgCCCACAGGCACAACATCCTCtgtcattattatattaaaatatttgaccaTGTCCAGCAGGTTTTTCCAGATGACAAACCTCTGTTCAGAATGTGTTGAGTCAGAAATTGCAATGCAGCATAGTGAAATAGAACATCACAACAAAGAGACTGATGTTGTCACGTTATTCaatgacaataaaacaaaagcaatggGTAAAGCCACCCATCTTTATGTTTTTATCTAGTAACCAGGTGCAAAAGGAGGTGGATTCAAGTACTCCAATGGTAACTGTCTATCTGCGAAGTTGGGAATCCCATCAGATGCCTGATGGCCTTCAGCTGTGGATTTTTCAGGTATTTCCTGATAGTCATTTTCCTCCAGTTGTTTAGGGTTCACGTTACTACTCTCCAAAGcagaaaaagatgcattttccTGATCTTGAGCAGTCTTCTCATTCATGTGCTCCTTGGAACGGTTCTTTTTAAGCTTTTTCTTAATTTGCGCCAGGCCCATGACCACCGGTTTCAATGGTTGTTGGTTTTTCTGTTGGGTGCGGCCTTCAGCAGGTGTGTCGGGTGGGATATGATGTCTGTCAGAGCTTACCGGCATCAACCCTTGGAATCTGTCAGCCTCTGCGGCAGCTTGCGGGCGATTTGGCAAGCATGCTCTGGGCGGTAACTGTGGTGGCGTGTCATCAGTTGGTGTTTTAGATGTAAATATTGTTCTAGGCTTTGGAATGGGCTTTGTGGGCTGatcctgaaatataaaaacacattattagatttttaacaaaTGGTTAttaattcacagtataataaatcacaaaatgaatAGTTCACACAGAATTTATCCAAGAttgaacagatttagagaaattaagaattacatcacttgctcgccaatggaccctctgcagtgaatgggtgccgtcagaatgagagtctcttacaaacatgcagcttttcagttcacaagatattaactgatggactggagtcatgtggattacttgtggattattgtgatgttttatcagctgtttggactctcattctgacggcacccattcaacaCAAACCATCCATTAGCAAGCAattaaatgaaatgctaaatttctctaaatctttcatggggaagaaacaaactcaattaAATCTTGAAAGGGCCCGAGGTGGAGCacatttttttagcaaattttcattttggggtaagcTATTCTTTTAACTACcagaaaattatataatttgtaattgtattaatataattatataatctgTTGATGTTGTATTACCGTGCTCTGTAGATTCAAAGAGCTCATTTCTGTTTCCAAGCTGGGATACAGTCTCGCAGAAGGACATGTAGGTAGCGTAACTGATTCGTTTTGGAGCGGCGAAGTTGGGTTGTGCTCAGAAATATTTGAATGA
Protein-coding sequences here:
- the LOC109046617 gene encoding hematopoietic SH2 domain-containing protein homolog; this encodes MAVPLPNDSSNAAFDWFNEFQRSCILKNGIVPEWFHGIISRKAAEDMLMCKPPGYFLIRVSESRVGYTLSYRAEDRCRHFMIDVLPDNQYIIVGEKTHFSSLHDLVAFHRRNPILPYNDLLTVACEQGGNNNYAELLFPQKKDLNPGQVERIHFSTPTPTAHSNISEHNPTSPLQNESVTLPTCPSARLYPSLETEMSSLNLQSTDQPTKPIPKPRTIFTSKTPTDDTPPQLPPRACLPNRPQAAAEADRFQGLMPVSSDRHHIPPDTPAEGRTQQKNQQPLKPVVMGLAQIKKKLKKNRSKEHMNEKTAQDQENASFSALESSNVNPKQLEENDYQEIPEKSTAEGHQASDGIPNFADRQLPLEYLNPPPFAPGY